CACTCTGGTGGCATGCTAGGGTCGAGCTGCAGAAGAAGCGCTCGCCACACTCCTGACACTCGTGGAGGGTCTCCATAGCATGCATTTTCTGGTGTTGAACAAGGTATTCACTATGGCTGAAGGTCTTCTTGCATCTGGCACAGCAGTAGGACTTGCCCGTGGCGTGAACAGACTGGTGTCGAATCAGGTGGGAGGGCCGGCTGAAACTCTTGATGCACTGATGACACTTGTAGGGCTTGTAGCCGGTGTGAATCCTCTGATGTTCGTTAAGGTGAGTGCTCCGGTAGAAGGATTTCCCACACTCATTGCATTTGTAAGGCTTCTCTCCACTGTGAACCCTCTGGTGGACCTTTAGGGTCGAGATATTCCTGAAGGGCCTCCCACACTGATCACACTCGTAAGGCTTTTCTCCGGTGTGAATGGACTGGTGTTCAGCGAGCAGCGTGCTCTGCCCGAAGGCCTTCCCGCACTCCTGATGCTCAGAGGTAGTTTTCGTAGCATGGGTTTTTTCATGTTGGAGGAGGTATTTGCTGAAGTTGAAGGTCGCCTTGCATTTGGCACATTCATAGCGTTTCTGAGTGTGGGTCTTCTGATGCTGGGTGAGGTGAAAGGTTTGGCTGAAACCCTCGCCAGGCTCGTTACCTTTGTAGGACTCATCACCTGTATAGGGTTTCTGCTGCTCAGCAGGCTGTAAGCTGAGACCTGACGGAGGGTCACTGTCTTGATTCTTATGTGGTTCTTCTCCAGTGTGAATTTCCTGATGCCACAGAAGGTGTGTGCTCTGAGTGCAGGTTTTCCCGCCCTCGTTACGCGCACAGGATTTGTAGTCGGTGTGAGTTGTCAGGGGCACAAAGAGGCAAGACCTCTGGCTGCAACCTTCCTCATACTCTTCGTGCACGGCGGGTTTCTCTCTAGTATGAACAATCCAGTGCTGGATGAGATGGTAACTCTGACTGAAGCTCTCCCCACATTCACTACATTTATACAGTTTCTCGCCTCCCTGGACAGGATCCTGCTGGCTCTGGTCTAAGTCACAGCCAAAGTCTTTCCCACGTTCCTGAGACGTAGCTGGGCTCTTTTCAGGAAGATCACGCATCACAGAATCCTCCCTCACGGAAAGGAGGGGCTCAGGACCGAGGTCTCTCTGGAGTTCGCGACTCCTGCATTCTGTGGGACTTCCCTTGTTGGTAACAACGTCAGACTTCAGAAGGCTTTCTGGATCTCCTAGCAAACTGTCTAACCAACTCTCACCTACATAGGCTTTCCCCAGACTGGAGTTCCCGAGGCCATCCTTGGACAAAGTCTCCATGATCTCCTGGGAGAGTCCTTCCTCCAAGAAGTCTTGTGCCAGAGGGCAGTTCTTGACTTCGGCCATGTCCGAGAGAGGGTAAGTGCAGGTGTCTCCCGTTCCCCGCGGCGAAACATAAGGAGCTGCAGGGTGAGAACACAGACAAGAGGGAGAACGGGTGATGGCTCCTCAGGAAGCCTGTCCCTCGAAGGGATGATGAAGGAAAAGGGGCCAAAGTGGTGACCCGGCTGGAACTGGCAGCACAGGAAACAGAGAGCCCATTTCCAAGATGGTTAAGTGGGGAGCTGGGCAGCCGCAGGGGCTCCACAGGGAAGGGGAGCCTCTTAGCAGATGCCGTTGCCCCCATCAGCCACGGCCCACTTCTTGGAGAAGGGCGCTGTTCAACGGGGAAGGAGGTAGAAATGATATAACTGCTGGAGGACAGATTTGGTTGGTAAAGGCGTGGCTACGCGGTTCTGGAAAgagcatgtatttctttttttggtatttatttatttattttgagagagagaaagcgtgagtgagcaggggagcgacagagagggagggagagagagaatcccaagcaggctccacgctgtcagcactgagcccagtgtggggctcgaactcacaaaccgtgagat
The sequence above is a segment of the Leopardus geoffroyi isolate Oge1 chromosome E2, O.geoffroyi_Oge1_pat1.0, whole genome shotgun sequence genome. Coding sequences within it:
- the ZNF473 gene encoding zinc finger protein 473 isoform X1: MDFTLEDWEQLGLDQGDLFWDTALDNYQNLFLLNPCKPKLTSCPDGGEELEAVVRENPESEGLAPYVSPRGTGDTCTYPLSDMAEVKNCPLAQDFLEEGLSQEIMETLSKDGLGNSSLGKAYVGESWLDSLLGDPESLLKSDVVTNKGSPTECRSRELQRDLGPEPLLSVREDSVMRDLPEKSPATSQERGKDFGCDLDQSQQDPVQGGEKLYKCSECGESFSQSYHLIQHWIVHTREKPAVHEEYEEGCSQRSCLFVPLTTHTDYKSCARNEGGKTCTQSTHLLWHQEIHTGEEPHKNQDSDPPSGLSLQPAEQQKPYTGDESYKGNEPGEGFSQTFHLTQHQKTHTQKRYECAKCKATFNFSKYLLQHEKTHATKTTSEHQECGKAFGQSTLLAEHQSIHTGEKPYECDQCGRPFRNISTLKVHQRVHSGEKPYKCNECGKSFYRSTHLNEHQRIHTGYKPYKCHQCIKSFSRPSHLIRHQSVHATGKSYCCARCKKTFSHSEYLVQHQKMHAMETLHECQECGERFFCSSTLACHQSVHAREKQALGESGSILSQDSERREHPGVGEKHFKCSKCEKTFSCSKYLTQHERVHTRVKPFECDQCGKAFSKSTQLLRHQNIHSRVRPYECGDCGKAFIRSTSLTKHQSTHKSEHPFTCNECGKTFSQSAHLSEHQLTHTEEKKLCKDSKCDKALAQGDCLTQHQRTDAGKKSFECDECDKSFHLSSCLSKHQRDHTGEKPHKCSDCEKTFSLGAQLLQHRRVHTGEKPYVCQKCGKAFSQSSCLSVHQRVHTGEKPYVCQECGKAFSQSSCLSVHRRIHTGEKPYVCAECGKAFSQKANMMQHERVHTGEKPYACRVCGKAFGLSAHLSQHQRVHTQEKR
- the ZNF473 gene encoding zinc finger protein 473 isoform X3, yielding MDFTLEDWEQLGLDQGDLFWDTALDNYQNLFLLTPYVSPRGTGDTCTYPLSDMAEVKNCPLAQDFLEEGLSQEIMETLSKDGLGNSSLGKAYVGESWLDSLLGDPESLLKSDVVTNKGSPTECRSRELQRDLGPEPLLSVREDSVMRDLPEKSPATSQERGKDFGCDLDQSQQDPVQGGEKLYKCSECGESFSQSYHLIQHWIVHTREKPAVHEEYEEGCSQRSCLFVPLTTHTDYKSCARNEGGKTCTQSTHLLWHQEIHTGEEPHKNQDSDPPSGLSLQPAEQQKPYTGDESYKGNEPGEGFSQTFHLTQHQKTHTQKRYECAKCKATFNFSKYLLQHEKTHATKTTSEHQECGKAFGQSTLLAEHQSIHTGEKPYECDQCGRPFRNISTLKVHQRVHSGEKPYKCNECGKSFYRSTHLNEHQRIHTGYKPYKCHQCIKSFSRPSHLIRHQSVHATGKSYCCARCKKTFSHSEYLVQHQKMHAMETLHECQECGERFFCSSTLACHQSVHAREKQALGESGSILSQDSERREHPGVGEKHFKCSKCEKTFSCSKYLTQHERVHTRVKPFECDQCGKAFSKSTQLLRHQNIHSRVRPYECGDCGKAFIRSTSLTKHQSTHKSEHPFTCNECGKTFSQSAHLSEHQLTHTEEKKLCKDSKCDKALAQGDCLTQHQRTDAGKKSFECDECDKSFHLSSCLSKHQRDHTGEKPHKCSDCEKTFSLGAQLLQHRRVHTGEKPYVCQKCGKAFSQSSCLSVHQRVHTGEKPYVCQECGKAFSQSSCLSVHRRIHTGEKPYVCAECGKAFSQKANMMQHERVHTGEKPYACRVCGKAFGLSAHLSQHQRVHTQEKR
- the ZNF473 gene encoding zinc finger protein 473 isoform X2, with translation MDFTLEDWEQLGLDQGDLFWDTALDNYQNLFLLNPCKPKLTSCPDGGEELEAVVRENPESEGLAPYVSPRGTGDTCTYPLSDMAEVKNCPLAQDFLEEGLSQEIMETLSKDGLGNSSLGKAYVGESWLDSLLGDPESLLKSDVVTNKGSPTECRSRELQRDLGPEPLLSVREDSVMRDLPEKSPATSQERGKDFGCDLDQSQQDPVQGGEKLYKCSECGESFSQSYHLIQHWIVHTREKPAVHEEYEEGCSQRSCLFVPLTTHTDYKSCARNEGGKTCTQSTHLLWHQEIHTGEEPHKNQDSDPPSGLSLQPAEQQKPYTGDESYKGNEPGEGFSQTFHLTQHQKTHTQKRYECAKCKATFNFSKYLLQHEKTHATKTTSEHQECGKAFGQSTLLAEHQSIHTGEKPYECDQCGRPFRNISTLKVHQRVHSGEKPYKCNECGKSFYRSTHLNEHQRIHTGYKPYKCHQCIKSFSRPSHLIRHQSVHATGKSYCCARCKKTFSHSEYLVQHQKMHAMETLHECQECGERFFCSSTLACHQSVHAREKQALGESGSILSQDSERREHPGVGEKHFKCSKCEKTFSCSKYLTQHERVHTRVKPFECDQCGKAFSKSTQLLRHQNIHSRVRPYECGDCGKAFIRSTSLTKHQSTHKSEHPFTCNECGKTFSQSAHLSEHQLTHTEEKKLCKDSKCDKALAQGDCLTQHQRTDAGKKSFECDECDKSFHLSSCLSKHQRDHTGEKPHKCSDCEKTFSLGAQLLQHRRVHTGEKPYVCQKCGKAFSQSSCLSVHQRVHTGEKPYVCQECGKAFSQSSCLSVHRRIHTGEKPYVCAECGKAFSQKANMMQHERSEEHAT